In Anseongella ginsenosidimutans, one genomic interval encodes:
- a CDS encoding penicillin-binding protein 1A: MKKSTQRRLLGLFMYGCLTVIIYFFALQVNFLWLFGNTPGFDELKHPPLATSSELYTADSVLIGKYYEENRSPVEFKDLSPVLVQALLATEDIRFFSHSGIDAVSILSSTWAALKGNPRGASTITQQLAKNLYKTRRKKAQGVVRYIPLVGTIVFKTKEWLTAIKLEIIYSKEEILALYLNTVSFGNNAFGIKVAASQYFNKSPRNLAHQEAALLVGILKATSTYDPVSNPENAKGRRDVVLSQMRKYDYIDQAGYEKYVAMPLGLSKSNENEEEENSYIRAAVRRWLAEWAEENNIDIYADGLRIYTTIDSRMQRYAEEAVSEQMETLQRRFNRHWQGEVPWRNDEGEPIEGYIEEQARALPEYKLLMEKFNNREDTVMAVLDIPREMTVFSWEGDTTLTMSPLDSLAYYASFLHTGVMSLEAATGHIKAWVGGIDFERFKYDHVDQARRQAGSTFKPFVYLTALDNGYSPCDKFRDKPVTINYVENGEAKSWSPQNSDWVFTGYDMSLRWAMGKSCNSVTAQLTEAVGWENVAEYAHKMGIQSPLKAIPSIGLGTNDVSLFEMVSAYAVFLNQGLRKDPVLVTHITDLEGNVIARFGPEPRRVLDTETGWLMLYMLRGGMEEPGGTSQALWEYDLWQNGNQIGGKTGTTSNYSDGWYIGVTKDLVTGVWVGASDRHVHFRNSATGEGSKTALPVFGKFMEKVYDDRSTGYTFGKFPEPDVKIKKKYNCRSYVPEPDTTGLDSMESDSTAAPDFF, translated from the coding sequence ATGAAAAAAAGTACCCAACGACGCTTGCTGGGTTTGTTTATGTACGGTTGCCTCACGGTTATCATCTATTTTTTTGCTCTGCAAGTAAATTTTTTATGGTTGTTTGGGAACACTCCCGGATTTGACGAGTTGAAGCATCCGCCGCTGGCTACTTCTTCCGAGCTTTATACCGCGGACAGCGTACTTATCGGGAAGTACTACGAAGAAAACCGTTCGCCGGTTGAATTCAAAGACCTTTCTCCTGTGCTTGTGCAAGCACTCCTGGCTACCGAAGATATCCGGTTTTTCAGTCACAGTGGAATAGACGCCGTTTCTATCCTTTCAAGTACCTGGGCTGCGTTGAAGGGCAATCCCCGGGGGGCAAGTACCATTACGCAGCAATTAGCAAAAAACCTCTATAAGACCAGGCGCAAAAAAGCCCAGGGGGTGGTCCGTTATATCCCCCTGGTTGGCACGATCGTATTTAAGACCAAGGAATGGCTTACGGCCATCAAGCTGGAAATAATCTATTCTAAAGAGGAGATCCTCGCGCTTTACCTGAACACGGTCAGTTTTGGCAATAATGCCTTTGGGATAAAAGTAGCGGCCAGCCAGTACTTCAACAAAAGCCCGCGGAACCTGGCGCACCAGGAAGCCGCCCTACTGGTGGGCATATTAAAGGCTACTTCAACGTATGACCCTGTCAGCAACCCGGAAAATGCGAAAGGAAGACGTGACGTAGTGCTGTCGCAAATGCGCAAATACGACTATATTGATCAGGCCGGATACGAGAAATACGTGGCTATGCCGCTTGGCTTAAGTAAATCCAATGAAAACGAAGAAGAAGAAAATAGCTATATCCGGGCGGCGGTGAGGCGTTGGCTGGCTGAATGGGCCGAAGAAAACAACATTGACATTTATGCTGACGGCCTGCGGATCTACACAACCATTGATTCCCGTATGCAGCGTTATGCCGAAGAAGCCGTCAGCGAACAAATGGAAACGCTGCAACGGCGGTTTAACCGGCACTGGCAAGGCGAAGTGCCTTGGAGGAACGATGAGGGAGAGCCTATAGAGGGCTACATTGAAGAACAGGCAAGGGCGCTTCCTGAATACAAGCTCCTGATGGAAAAATTCAATAACAGGGAAGATACGGTAATGGCCGTGCTGGACATCCCGCGGGAGATGACCGTTTTCAGCTGGGAAGGCGATACCACGCTTACCATGTCTCCCCTTGATTCGCTGGCCTACTACGCCAGCTTTCTTCATACGGGCGTCATGAGTCTGGAGGCGGCCACCGGACATATTAAAGCCTGGGTGGGAGGAATAGACTTTGAACGGTTCAAATATGACCATGTAGACCAGGCCCGCCGACAGGCGGGATCAACTTTTAAACCTTTCGTTTACCTTACTGCGCTCGACAACGGCTATTCGCCCTGCGATAAGTTCAGGGATAAACCGGTTACGATCAACTACGTGGAAAACGGTGAGGCTAAATCCTGGTCCCCTCAGAACAGCGACTGGGTGTTTACCGGGTATGATATGTCCTTACGCTGGGCCATGGGAAAGTCCTGCAATTCGGTTACCGCCCAGCTTACGGAAGCCGTCGGCTGGGAAAATGTAGCGGAATATGCGCACAAAATGGGTATCCAAAGCCCGTTGAAAGCGATTCCTTCGATCGGGCTGGGCACCAATGATGTCAGTCTCTTTGAAATGGTTTCGGCCTACGCGGTCTTTCTCAACCAGGGCCTGCGAAAAGATCCGGTGCTGGTTACCCATATTACTGACCTGGAAGGAAATGTAATTGCCCGCTTCGGCCCTGAACCCAGGCGGGTGCTGGATACGGAAACCGGCTGGCTGATGCTGTATATGCTGCGGGGTGGAATGGAAGAGCCCGGCGGGACTTCCCAGGCTCTGTGGGAATACGACCTCTGGCAAAACGGTAACCAGATCGGAGGAAAAACCGGCACCACGTCCAACTATTCAGACGGCTGGTACATAGGGGTTACGAAAGACCTGGTTACCGGCGTATGGGTAGGCGCTTCCGACAGGCATGTGCATTTCCGGAACAGCGCTACCGGAGAAGGCTCCAAAACGGCGCTTCCCGTATTCGGAAAATTTATGGAAAAAGTATATGATGACAGGTCTACGGGTTATACCTTTGGCAAGTTTCCGGAGCCGGACGTTAAAATAAAGAAAAAGTATAATTGCAGATCTTATGTGCCGGAACCCGATACAACCGGTTTGGACAGTATGGAATCGGATTCCACAGCGGCGCCGGATTTTTTTTAG
- a CDS encoding PD40 domain-containing protein, whose amino-acid sequence MLLVLLSALPATAQYFGRNHVQYERFDFKVLETNHFDIYHYLDNDTTINDFALMSERWYFRHQEILRDTLNEKNPIFIYKNHSDFQQTTLMDQNVSVGTGGVTEGFKNRVFMPYFESNLQTDHVLGHELVHAFQYNLLKTGGDSLSLYNIGNLPLWMVEGMAEYLSLGRVDAHTAMWMRDAVLTQDFPSLRDLTTTNKYFPYRYGQGFWAFVAGLWGDDIVKPLFLTTAKYGYEMAVDSVLGYDEKVVSSMWKLRTTDYYTPFMKDTIAAVGQRLLAPDQAGDINISPILSPDGKYVIFYSERNLFSIDLFLADKASGRILRTLSSATQRAHVDDYNYIESSATWSPDSRKIAYPVFSKGDNIIVIVDVENGRGLREIKVPGVEYYNYLAWSPDGNSLLISGLVDTHSDLFLYNLETNEVQQLTTDAYSEIQPAWSADGSKVVFATDRGFDTDLEALKFGSYKLAVMDMASGNIDVLNFFPGANNLNPQFSPDGESLYFLSNADGMRNMYEYRLGGGEVFKLTKYFTGISGITENAPAMSVARATEDITYVLFRGGNYYIYKAMLDDFERFPVNPDEVNFAASTLPPAENMPNSIIAENLQNPAIPPTVNIDDFQKKPYRPKFSLTTIQQSGIGVGVGSYGGGGGTYTGLAGGVAALFGDVLNRNQIYSVLSVNGEIYDIGGQAMYLNRASRINYGFGIGHIPYLSSFLGLGQDSLAVEGGHIPTITYDIYNYRTFVDQGTFFSAFPISQTLRWEASVSFSHYSFRIDRIRTHYEDLGGGYIGYPIFQEKEKLPSRPGFNLYSAMLGFVGDNAQFGITSPVRGRRFRFSAEKMLGELDMYSLTADYRKYFYRKPYTIAFRGMYFGRVGKDQNNDLMYPIFLGNEYFIRGYNYNSMTQSIESTAPNSDDIDIDNLLGNELAVFNAEFRLPLTGPEKLAQVKSGFLFSDLIVFFDAGKAWNYSFTNPYLNTPQPDQEHFGFDDNPVVTSAGVALRVNLFGFAIIEPYLAYPFQHYNPQPTFGLYISGGGF is encoded by the coding sequence ATGTTGCTGGTTTTGCTTTCCGCATTGCCTGCAACTGCCCAGTATTTCGGGCGCAATCACGTTCAATATGAACGCTTTGATTTTAAGGTATTGGAAACTAATCATTTTGATATCTATCATTACCTGGACAACGATACTACTATCAATGATTTCGCCTTAATGAGCGAACGCTGGTATTTCCGGCACCAGGAGATCTTGCGGGATACCCTGAATGAAAAGAACCCGATCTTTATTTACAAGAATCACTCTGACTTTCAGCAGACCACATTAATGGACCAGAACGTGAGCGTGGGTACCGGCGGGGTAACCGAGGGCTTTAAGAACAGGGTGTTCATGCCTTATTTTGAATCCAATCTGCAAACCGATCACGTACTGGGACACGAACTGGTTCATGCCTTCCAGTATAACCTGCTCAAAACCGGGGGAGATTCGCTCAGTCTTTATAATATAGGCAATTTGCCTTTGTGGATGGTGGAAGGGATGGCGGAATACCTTTCCCTTGGCAGGGTAGACGCCCATACCGCTATGTGGATGAGGGATGCCGTCCTTACTCAGGACTTTCCCAGCCTGCGCGATCTGACCACCACCAACAAATACTTCCCTTACCGGTATGGCCAGGGTTTCTGGGCCTTTGTGGCGGGGCTTTGGGGGGACGATATTGTAAAACCCTTGTTCCTCACCACGGCGAAATACGGATATGAAATGGCAGTGGACAGCGTTCTGGGCTATGATGAAAAAGTGGTTTCCAGCATGTGGAAACTCCGTACCACGGATTACTATACGCCTTTTATGAAAGATACCATCGCCGCGGTAGGCCAGCGCCTCCTGGCCCCCGACCAGGCCGGGGACATTAATATTTCCCCGATTTTAAGCCCGGACGGAAAATATGTGATCTTTTATTCGGAACGGAACCTGTTTTCTATTGATCTCTTTCTCGCAGATAAAGCCTCCGGACGCATTTTGCGCACGCTTTCTTCGGCCACTCAGCGGGCCCATGTGGACGATTATAATTATATCGAATCGTCGGCTACCTGGTCGCCTGACAGTCGCAAGATCGCTTATCCGGTTTTTAGCAAGGGAGACAATATCATCGTGATCGTTGATGTCGAGAATGGCCGCGGGCTTCGCGAAATAAAAGTCCCCGGTGTGGAATACTACAATTACCTGGCTTGGTCGCCTGACGGAAATTCCCTTCTTATTTCCGGGCTGGTGGATACGCATTCAGACCTCTTTTTATATAACCTCGAAACCAATGAGGTGCAACAACTGACCACAGACGCTTATTCAGAGATCCAGCCGGCCTGGTCGGCGGACGGCAGCAAGGTGGTCTTTGCCACCGACAGAGGCTTCGATACAGACCTTGAAGCCCTGAAATTCGGCAGCTATAAGCTGGCTGTGATGGATATGGCTTCCGGAAATATCGACGTCCTTAACTTTTTTCCCGGCGCCAATAACCTGAATCCACAATTCTCCCCTGACGGCGAATCCCTGTACTTCCTGTCAAATGCGGACGGGATGCGGAATATGTACGAATACCGGCTGGGCGGCGGAGAAGTTTTCAAGCTTACCAAGTATTTTACCGGCATCAGCGGTATTACCGAAAATGCTCCCGCTATGAGCGTTGCCAGAGCAACGGAAGACATCACTTACGTGCTTTTCCGCGGAGGGAATTATTATATTTACAAAGCAATGCTGGATGACTTCGAACGCTTCCCGGTAAATCCTGACGAAGTAAACTTTGCTGCTTCCACCCTGCCCCCGGCGGAAAATATGCCGAACAGCATTATCGCCGAAAACCTTCAAAACCCGGCCATCCCTCCCACGGTAAACATTGACGATTTCCAGAAGAAGCCTTACCGCCCCAAATTCAGTCTCACTACTATCCAGCAATCCGGTATAGGCGTGGGTGTAGGTAGTTACGGTGGTGGCGGCGGAACCTACACCGGCCTTGCAGGCGGAGTTGCCGCTTTATTTGGCGATGTTCTGAACCGGAACCAGATATACAGCGTGCTGTCGGTGAACGGCGAAATTTACGATATCGGCGGGCAGGCCATGTACCTCAACCGCGCCAGCAGGATCAATTATGGTTTCGGGATCGGGCACATTCCCTATCTTTCTTCTTTCCTTGGCCTGGGTCAGGACAGCCTTGCCGTAGAGGGAGGGCATATTCCCACAATTACCTACGATATTTATAATTACCGTACCTTTGTGGACCAGGGTACTTTTTTCAGCGCCTTCCCTATTTCCCAAACACTTAGATGGGAAGCATCCGTATCTTTCTCTCATTATTCCTTCCGGATAGACCGCATTCGTACGCATTACGAAGATCTTGGCGGAGGCTATATTGGCTACCCGATTTTCCAGGAAAAAGAAAAGCTCCCCTCCCGCCCCGGTTTCAACCTCTACAGCGCTATGCTTGGTTTTGTAGGTGATAATGCCCAATTCGGCATCACATCTCCTGTACGTGGCCGCCGTTTCCGGTTCTCGGCCGAAAAAATGCTCGGCGAGCTGGATATGTACAGCCTGACAGCAGACTACCGGAAATATTTTTACCGGAAGCCCTACACCATCGCCTTCCGGGGGATGTACTTCGGCCGCGTCGGAAAAGACCAGAACAATGACCTTATGTACCCCATCTTCCTGGGAAATGAATACTTTATCCGCGGGTATAATTACAACAGTATGACGCAGTCAATAGAGAGTACCGCTCCCAACAGCGATGATATCGACATTGACAACTTACTCGGAAATGAACTTGCCGTATTCAATGCGGAATTCAGGTTGCCCCTCACCGGCCCTGAAAAACTGGCCCAGGTTAAATCCGGCTTCCTGTTCTCCGATCTGATCGTATTTTTTGACGCCGGCAAGGCCTGGAACTATTCTTTTACCAATCCCTATCTCAACACGCCCCAGCCTGACCAGGAACACTTCGGATTTGACGATAATCCCGTAGTGACCAGCGCAGGCGTTGCGCTGCGGGTAAATTTATTCGGTTTCGCTATTATCGAACCTTACCTCGCCTACCCTTTCCAGCACTACAACCCCCAACCAACCTTCGGACTATACATTTCCGGAGGAGGATTTTAA
- the pafA gene encoding alkaline phosphatase PafA, whose protein sequence is MNIQQRLLCFLFLILSIPAWAQERPKLVVGIVVDQMRYDYLYRYYDKYSENGLKKLMTEGFNCRNNHYNYIPTYTGPGHASIYTGTSPAINGIAGNDWYDRYKDDMMYCAEDKTVSSVGSDSDAGQMSPRNLLASTITDQLRLASNKRSKVVGVSLKDRGSILPAGHMPTAAYWFDSSNGAFISSTYYMNELPGWVKKFNSRDLAKKYLSQKWKTLLPIDEYIESTADDKPYENTLSGEEKPVFPHKLKYSDTDYGIIRSTPFGNSISKDFAIAAIEGEDMGEDEITDFLALSFSSTDYVGHGFGPYSVEAQDTYLRLDRDIAELLEYLDKRIGKENVLVFLTADHGAADVPAFSQEEGIPAGVLNSKETFDALKNYLKEKLGDEDWVLHIANYQIYLDRELLAEKEISINEVFRLTRDFLLSKEGIYNVVNLQDLSTANVPSNYLDLIRNGYNPKRSGDLLVLLEPNWFQGSRKGTTHGSMFAYDTHIPLLWYGFNVPAGETTRKTHITDIAPTIAQLLYILEPNGTIGEPIGEVTGR, encoded by the coding sequence ATGAATATACAGCAACGTTTATTGTGCTTTCTTTTTCTTATTTTAAGTATTCCCGCATGGGCTCAGGAAAGACCTAAACTGGTGGTCGGGATTGTGGTGGACCAGATGCGATACGATTACCTTTACCGGTATTACGATAAATACTCCGAAAACGGCCTGAAGAAGTTAATGACTGAAGGATTTAACTGCCGGAACAATCATTACAATTATATTCCCACCTATACCGGCCCCGGCCACGCTTCTATATATACCGGAACTTCTCCCGCCATCAACGGAATAGCCGGCAATGACTGGTATGACCGGTACAAAGATGATATGATGTATTGCGCCGAAGACAAAACGGTATCATCCGTGGGAAGCGATTCCGACGCAGGACAAATGTCACCAAGAAACCTGCTCGCTTCCACTATTACCGACCAGCTTCGCCTGGCCAGTAATAAACGCTCAAAAGTTGTAGGTGTATCTTTAAAGGATCGCGGCAGCATTCTTCCCGCCGGCCATATGCCCACCGCCGCCTATTGGTTTGATTCCTCCAACGGCGCGTTTATCAGCAGCACCTATTATATGAATGAGTTGCCAGGATGGGTGAAAAAGTTCAATTCCCGGGATCTTGCAAAAAAATACCTCTCCCAAAAATGGAAAACCCTGCTACCCATAGATGAATATATTGAGAGTACGGCCGACGATAAACCTTATGAAAACACACTTTCCGGTGAAGAAAAGCCTGTTTTCCCGCATAAACTAAAGTATAGTGACACAGATTACGGGATCATAAGGTCTACGCCTTTCGGCAATTCCATCAGCAAAGACTTTGCTATTGCCGCTATCGAAGGAGAAGACATGGGTGAAGATGAGATCACCGATTTCCTGGCGCTTAGCTTTTCATCCACAGACTACGTGGGACATGGCTTTGGCCCCTATTCTGTCGAAGCACAAGACACTTACCTCCGGCTGGACAGGGACATCGCAGAGTTGCTTGAATACCTTGATAAACGGATTGGCAAGGAAAACGTACTGGTATTTCTGACAGCCGACCACGGGGCCGCAGATGTGCCCGCCTTTTCGCAGGAAGAAGGCATTCCTGCAGGCGTACTCAATAGCAAAGAAACATTCGATGCACTTAAAAATTACCTTAAAGAAAAACTGGGCGATGAAGACTGGGTGCTTCATATCGCCAATTATCAAATTTACCTGGACCGGGAATTGCTCGCGGAGAAAGAAATTTCTATTAACGAGGTCTTCCGCCTTACCAGGGACTTCCTGCTTTCAAAAGAAGGCATTTATAACGTCGTAAATCTCCAGGATCTGTCTACTGCGAATGTCCCTTCCAACTACCTTGACCTGATTCGCAACGGGTATAACCCAAAAAGATCAGGTGACCTCCTGGTCTTATTGGAGCCCAACTGGTTCCAGGGAAGCAGAAAAGGTACTACTCATGGGTCTATGTTCGCTTACGACACACACATACCGCTGCTTTGGTACGGTTTTAACGTCCCTGCCGGAGAAACTACCCGCAAAACTCATATTACTGATATAGCTCCCACAATTGCACAGTTACTGTACATATTAGAACCTAACGGAACTATCGGCGAGCCTATCGGAGAAGTTACCGGGCGTTAA
- a CDS encoding DNA polymerase Y family protein, producing the protein MDRAILHLRPDNFFVSAERLKNPSLEGKAVIVIDEDKQEVLSCSHECRAFGIHASMEVGAARKLAPHAIVIPGDMERYQRRSEQFAGVLADAVPVLEKAAVDRFFADLSAVGNYPECWKWARELKQRIVRETGMPVSMGLSSSKFVSAMAALHTGPEQERCILPGAEKQFLAPFSIDELPFPHEGMRELLKKKGIISIGQLAAMSPGKIQRLLGKRGTIAWQEANGICHQALVPYRDPASVSTEVTFTRDCHNPSRLLSILNSMADKLSYSLRKNGMTASLVSVKLGYPDLTTAVRKAPVPPVVIGKNLASKAQDLFHVLYDKSKSVRMIGLRFGELEQRARQMQLFAGPAMLTPGNFSDRLADSSVRF; encoded by the coding sequence ATGGACAGAGCTATCCTGCATTTGCGACCGGACAATTTCTTTGTTTCAGCCGAGCGTTTGAAAAATCCTTCGCTGGAAGGGAAAGCGGTGATTGTTATTGATGAAGACAAGCAGGAAGTACTTTCCTGCAGCCATGAATGCCGGGCTTTTGGCATACACGCTTCTATGGAAGTGGGCGCAGCCCGGAAACTTGCTCCTCACGCCATTGTCATACCCGGGGATATGGAGCGTTACCAACGCCGGTCGGAGCAGTTCGCAGGTGTGCTGGCAGACGCGGTTCCGGTGCTTGAAAAGGCGGCTGTCGATCGTTTTTTTGCCGATCTATCAGCGGTAGGGAATTATCCGGAGTGCTGGAAATGGGCCAGGGAATTAAAACAACGGATAGTGCGTGAAACAGGTATGCCGGTTTCCATGGGATTATCGTCCAGTAAGTTTGTATCTGCCATGGCGGCCTTGCATACGGGCCCTGAACAGGAAAGGTGCATACTTCCTGGAGCTGAAAAGCAATTCCTGGCGCCCTTCTCCATTGATGAGCTTCCATTTCCTCACGAAGGAATGCGGGAACTGCTTAAAAAGAAAGGCATTATCAGCATCGGACAGCTGGCCGCCATGTCACCCGGAAAGATACAGCGCCTGCTTGGGAAAAGAGGAACGATCGCCTGGCAGGAAGCAAACGGTATCTGTCACCAGGCGCTGGTCCCTTATAGGGATCCTGCTTCAGTTTCAACGGAGGTTACCTTTACCAGGGACTGCCATAATCCGTCGCGCCTGCTTTCCATTTTAAATTCCATGGCTGATAAACTCAGCTATTCCCTCCGTAAGAACGGGATGACAGCTTCCCTGGTATCCGTGAAGCTTGGTTACCCGGATTTAACTACTGCAGTGCGCAAAGCCCCTGTCCCCCCGGTAGTTATCGGAAAAAACCTGGCTTCCAAAGCACAGGATCTTTTTCACGTGCTTTATGACAAATCAAAAAGTGTCCGGATGATCGGACTGCGTTTCGGTGAGCTGGAACAACGGGCCCGGCAAATGCAATTATTCGCCGGCCCCGCAATGTTAACGCCCGGTAACTTCTCCGATAGGCTCGCCGATAGTTCCGTTAGGTTCTAA
- a CDS encoding XRE family transcriptional regulator, producing MGNIAGNLKYLRKKKGLTQQQLADTLSVKRPVIGAYEEGRAEPKTELLREIAIFFSITVDELVSKELSDRYFEQKKKQAEQEQFHVGKQLKVLSITVDSNDRENIELVPAKASAGYLNGYADPEFISELPRFHLPMLKGGTFRAFELKGDSMLPLLPGTIVIAEYLDNWNQAKSGATYVLLTKNDGVVYKRLQNKLREQKAFRLISDNKAYDPYSVPADDVLEVWKARAYISTVFPDPGEEPSLEKLTEMVQHLQKSVSGLKKEEDN from the coding sequence ATGGGCAATATAGCAGGCAACCTGAAATACCTCAGGAAAAAGAAAGGGCTTACACAGCAGCAACTGGCTGATACATTAAGTGTTAAGCGCCCGGTAATTGGCGCGTACGAAGAAGGCAGGGCGGAACCAAAGACCGAGTTACTCAGAGAAATAGCTATTTTTTTTAGTATCACGGTAGATGAACTGGTAAGTAAAGAACTCAGCGACCGCTACTTCGAGCAGAAGAAAAAGCAGGCCGAGCAGGAACAGTTCCATGTCGGGAAGCAATTAAAAGTGCTTAGTATTACGGTAGACAGCAATGACCGGGAGAACATCGAGCTGGTCCCCGCAAAAGCCAGCGCAGGGTATCTTAACGGGTATGCCGACCCTGAATTCATTTCCGAATTACCCCGCTTTCACCTGCCTATGCTCAAAGGCGGAACCTTCCGCGCTTTTGAGTTGAAAGGCGACTCCATGCTGCCTCTGCTGCCGGGAACGATAGTTATAGCTGAATACCTGGATAACTGGAACCAGGCTAAATCCGGCGCCACCTATGTATTGCTCACAAAGAACGACGGCGTTGTATATAAGCGCCTGCAGAATAAATTACGGGAGCAAAAAGCATTCCGGCTGATTTCCGACAACAAGGCCTACGATCCTTATTCTGTTCCTGCCGACGATGTACTTGAAGTATGGAAGGCCAGGGCCTATATCAGCACGGTGTTCCCTGACCCCGGCGAAGAGCCTTCCCTTGAAAAGCTTACCGAAATGGTACAACACCTTCAAAAATCAGTTAGCGGCCTGAAAAAAGAAGAAGACAATTAA